The Alicyclobacillus macrosporangiidus CPP55 genome segment ATGCCGACCACACCCGTGAATACCCTGGAAGTGCGGCTCGGCTACGCACTCTCTTCTGCCGCGAGCGGAGAGGCGCGGCTTGTGCCGGCTTTCTTCGTCACCCAGAGCGGACTATCCCTGTGGGTGATCGACGCGGTCAATGGACGGGTGCTGCAGGGGATGGGAGCGCAATGAATTGGGAAGTGGCGAAAAACTGGCTGTTGGCGGCGTTTCTGTTGCTCGATCTATTCCTCGGCTGGCAGGTGTATGAGAGCCGGCGGGAGATGCTGGGCTACGTGGCTTCCGCCTCCGATCGACTGGCCAACACGAAGACCATCCTGTCGGAGCACGGGTTCATCCTGGATACGACCGTTCCCTCGGAACATCCGAACATGGCATTCGTCCGCGCGGAATTTGCCAGCGTCTCTCTGGCGGATCTGGGGCGGGCGGCGTTCCCCGAGTCGAAGGCGCTGCAGATCGATGAGCAGGCCGGCATGGTGCGCTGCGCCCAAGGGGAGATCCATACCCTCGGCCAAGGGCAGTGGCAGGTCAACTACGCCACCCCTGTGCCGTTTTCAGACCAAGGCCTGTCCGGCCTGCCGGGGGTGGGGCAGGCCGGACAGTACCAGCCGGACACCGGGCGCACGCCGGCCAACCCGGCCGGGAAAGCGGGCGGCCCCGCGAACGGAATCCGTATGTTCGCGCAGACTGCCGCGGGTTTCCCGGTGTTCGACGCGGAGGTGCAGGTCGATGTGGCGGCGGGCCGCGCCACCGGATTCACGCAGACAGCGCTGACAGGCATCGCCCCCGTGGGCGACGCCAAGCCGACCATCAGCGCGATGGACGCGTTGGACAGTCTGGCCAGCGCGGTGGACAAATCGAGCAACGGGACGGATAATAAAATTCTGAGTGTAACCCTGGGGTATGTGCACAAGGTCACCAAATCGCCGGCGGGCGCACAGGAGATGCCTGCTCCAAATTACTGGTTCCCGGCCTGGCGGGTCGTCACCACTCGTCAAACCTACTATATCAACGCATTTACGGGCGAGGTCGCCACGGAATCGTAGGCTTCGCCCGCGTTTACGGGAGGACGCCGTGTTACAGTTCAGCATCCTGGCCAGCGGCAGTTCTGGCAACGCCGTATACATACAGAGTGAGACCACGCGTCTCCTGCTCGACGCTGGAATCAGCGCCCGGCAAATCCGGGATCGCATGCGCGCGGCGGGCGCCGATGCCTTCTACGACCTCGACGCGCTGCTGCTGACTCACGAGCATGTCGATCACGTTCGCGGCTTTCAACAGGTGGTCAAACAGACGGAAGCGCGCGTGTACGCGACGGAGGGTACCTGGCACCACGTGGCCCGCGAAGTGGCGGATCACATGCCGGCGGAACGGCACCACACCGTGCGACCAGGGGAGCCCTTCACCATCGGGGATATCCGAGTGACGCCTTTCGCCGTCTCCCACGACGCCGAAGAGCCGGTGGCATACCGGTTCGACGCGGGCGGGTCCGCGCTGACCGTGCTGACCGACCTCGGTTACGTGAGCGACGCCATCAAATCCGTTGTCCAGGGATGCCAGACGTACGTCTGGGAGGCCAACCACGACGTCGAGATGCTGCGCACCGGGCGCTATCCATGGCACCTCAAGCGGCGCATCCTCGGGGACAAAGGCCACTTGTCCAACGAAGACGCGGCCGTGGCGTTGGCGGACATCGTCGGCGACAG includes the following:
- the yycI gene encoding two-component system regulatory protein YycI; protein product: MNWEVAKNWLLAAFLLLDLFLGWQVYESRREMLGYVASASDRLANTKTILSEHGFILDTTVPSEHPNMAFVRAEFASVSLADLGRAAFPESKALQIDEQAGMVRCAQGEIHTLGQGQWQVNYATPVPFSDQGLSGLPGVGQAGQYQPDTGRTPANPAGKAGGPANGIRMFAQTAAGFPVFDAEVQVDVAAGRATGFTQTALTGIAPVGDAKPTISAMDALDSLASAVDKSSNGTDNKILSVTLGYVHKVTKSPAGAQEMPAPNYWFPAWRVVTTRQTYYINAFTGEVATES
- a CDS encoding MBL fold metallo-hydrolase codes for the protein MLQFSILASGSSGNAVYIQSETTRLLLDAGISARQIRDRMRAAGADAFYDLDALLLTHEHVDHVRGFQQVVKQTEARVYATEGTWHHVAREVADHMPAERHHTVRPGEPFTIGDIRVTPFAVSHDAEEPVAYRFDAGGSALTVLTDLGYVSDAIKSVVQGCQTYVWEANHDVEMLRTGRYPWHLKRRILGDKGHLSNEDAAVALADIVGDSAIDVYLAHLSEENNLPDLAELTVHTILKECRPLYGELVRLHRTSRTHPTPLTAL